In the bacterium genome, one interval contains:
- the hypD gene encoding hydrogenase formation protein HypD gives MKAEQRKATRKLDEGAMERALLGKVNGLVAELCKTRKTINLMEVCGTHTMAISGFGIRRAVDPRLRLLSGPGCPVCVTAQEEIDAAIDIARGGLGHNSAKTGTVPRSARTRGTVPVFESCPAPGPAVVTFGDMMRVPGTLTSLEREKAKGADVRVVYSALDALRLAEEAPDRQFVFLGVGFETTAPTVAATVLAAQESKVSNFFVLPMFKTIPPALEAIASSDRVNVDGFILPGHVSTIIGTRPYEFLRDKYHLPSCVVGFEALDVLQGIYMLLRRMHDDLGENRDSPRPRGRGRNPVQSLFSGHDQRPKVENQYMRSVKPEGNAKARQVMDTVFEPCDAVWRGIGAIPGSGLAFRKDYAAFDARSRFHVRNRQSSIVNRKSGCRCGDVMLGVIVPPECKLFAKACTPESPVGPCMVSTEGACAAYYKYERA, from the coding sequence GTGAAAGCTGAGCAGCGCAAGGCGACGAGGAAGCTGGACGAGGGCGCGATGGAGCGCGCCTTGCTCGGCAAGGTGAACGGCCTCGTCGCTGAGTTGTGTAAGACCCGAAAGACAATCAACCTGATGGAAGTCTGCGGCACCCACACGATGGCAATCTCCGGTTTCGGTATCCGTCGCGCGGTGGACCCGCGGCTGCGTTTGCTTTCCGGGCCGGGCTGCCCGGTCTGCGTTACCGCGCAGGAGGAGATCGACGCGGCAATAGACATCGCCCGGGGGGGCTTGGGACACAATTCGGCGAAAACGGGGACAGTCCCTCGGAGCGCGAGGACGCGCGGTACAGTCCCCGTTTTCGAGTCATGTCCCGCGCCGGGTCCGGCCGTTGTGACCTTCGGCGACATGATGCGCGTGCCGGGCACGCTGACTTCGCTGGAGCGGGAGAAGGCAAAAGGCGCGGACGTGCGGGTCGTATATTCGGCGCTGGATGCCCTGCGCTTGGCCGAAGAAGCGCCGGACCGGCAGTTCGTGTTTCTCGGGGTGGGGTTCGAGACAACCGCGCCCACCGTGGCGGCGACGGTGCTGGCGGCGCAGGAATCCAAGGTCTCAAACTTCTTCGTGCTCCCTATGTTCAAGACTATCCCGCCGGCGCTGGAAGCGATTGCGTCCTCGGACCGAGTGAATGTGGACGGGTTCATCCTGCCCGGCCACGTCTCTACCATTATCGGCACGCGACCGTACGAGTTCCTCCGGGACAAGTACCATCTGCCGAGTTGCGTGGTCGGGTTCGAGGCGCTCGACGTGCTGCAGGGAATTTACATGCTGCTCAGGCGGATGCATGATGACTTGGGCGAAAACAGGGACAGTCCCCGACCGCGAGGACGCGGCCGCAATCCGGTACAGTCCCTGTTTTCGGGTCATGACCAGCGCCCGAAGGTGGAAAACCAGTATATGCGAAGCGTGAAGCCCGAGGGCAACGCGAAGGCTCGGCAGGTGATGGACACTGTCTTCGAGCCCTGTGACGCTGTGTGGCGGGGTATCGGCGCGATTCCCGGCTCCGGTCTCGCGTTTCGCAAGGACTACGCCGCATTCGATGCTCGGAGTCGTTTCCACGTCCGCAATCGTCAATCGTCAATCGTAAATCGTAAATCAGGGTGTCGGTGCGGGGACGTGATGCTCGGCGTCATTGTCCCGCCGGAGTGCAAACTGTTCGCCAAGGCGTGCACGCCCGAATCGCCGGTCGGGCCGTGCATGGTGTCGACTGAGGGAGCATGCGCAGCGTACTACAAATATGAACGAGCGTAG
- the hypE gene encoding hydrogenase expression/formation protein HypE, with translation MGHGAGGRKMHRLIKNVFVKHFGSPALRKLADGAVLPELHGNLAMTTDSYVVQPLFFPGGDIGKLAVCGTVNDLAVMGAKPLFISLAFVIREGLEVAKLEAICRSIAAASRKAGVQVVTGDTKVIERGEEEELYVNTTGIGTLLPRAQLGPEYVKPGDKILINGPIGEHEAAIAVARGAYRFKGKAESDCAALDSLVLPLLEKPGVRLMRDPTRGGLATTLNEFADATGLGFVIDEAALPIAQHVKGVAELLGLSPLYMANEGKVVVVVEPRSEARTLAKMRGHRLGRETASIGEVVKQPQGVWLKTHLGSLRKLIMLEGEQLPRIC, from the coding sequence ATGGGGCATGGCGCGGGCGGCAGGAAGATGCACCGGCTGATAAAGAACGTATTCGTGAAGCACTTCGGCAGTCCCGCACTGAGGAAACTGGCCGATGGGGCGGTCTTGCCCGAGTTGCACGGGAATCTGGCGATGACCACCGACTCGTACGTCGTGCAGCCTTTGTTCTTCCCGGGCGGGGACATCGGCAAGCTCGCGGTCTGCGGCACGGTCAACGACCTTGCGGTGATGGGCGCCAAACCTCTCTTTATCTCGCTTGCGTTCGTCATCCGCGAAGGGCTGGAGGTAGCGAAGCTTGAGGCTATTTGCCGCTCGATCGCGGCGGCGTCCCGGAAGGCGGGCGTTCAAGTCGTGACCGGCGATACTAAGGTCATCGAGCGGGGAGAAGAAGAGGAGTTGTATGTCAACACGACGGGCATCGGCACACTTCTTCCGCGAGCACAACTGGGACCGGAGTATGTGAAACCGGGCGACAAGATTCTCATCAACGGTCCGATTGGCGAGCACGAGGCCGCGATTGCGGTCGCGCGCGGGGCCTACCGTTTCAAGGGCAAGGCCGAGAGTGACTGCGCCGCGCTGGACAGTCTGGTGTTGCCGTTGCTGGAGAAGCCCGGTGTGAGGCTGATGCGCGACCCGACCCGCGGCGGGCTGGCCACAACCTTGAATGAGTTTGCCGATGCTACCGGACTGGGATTCGTCATTGACGAGGCGGCGCTGCCGATAGCGCAACACGTGAAGGGCGTTGCGGAGCTCCTGGGACTGAGTCCGCTGTACATGGCGAACGAGGGCAAGGTCGTGGTGGTTGTCGAGCCAAGGTCCGAAGCAAGGACGCTCGCGAAGATGCGAGGGCATCGGCTGGGGAGAGAGACCGCGAGTATCGGCGAAGTCGTGAAGCAACCCCAGGGCGTGTGGCTCAAGACTCACCTGGGCTCGCTCCGTAAGTTGATCATGCTGGAAGGTGAGCAACTGCCGAGAATCTGCTAG
- a CDS encoding site-2 protease family protein, which translates to MTEAGFTLDQLSPYMQIEGIRGNRITGRIYDPVPENLAALKDVFKAAGFYAFFEQTTEGHAVTYGFPPPKRRRRLWINALLFVLTIGTTLLVGSFNNGGNPFKHPLDMLLLGWPFSLSIILVLGSHELAHFLTARRLGVDATPPYFLPVPHPMTGTMGAFIRIESPVPTKSALVRVGVSGPLVGFLVALPVSFIGLLLSKSVAVTGSPGIQLGSPLVFWLMSELLHPKLGPGKDLMLNPVAFAGWLGLFVTALNLLPIGQLDGGHVAYAVFGRRWQKLSWIVIAVLAVLGMFWLGWPFWALLAIILGLRHPPPMDDLTPLNKADWRLVAAAVVIMVLTFTPAPFGSVRL; encoded by the coding sequence ATGACTGAAGCCGGGTTCACGCTGGACCAATTGAGCCCGTACATGCAGATCGAGGGCATACGGGGAAACCGCATAACCGGGCGTATCTACGACCCGGTGCCCGAGAATCTCGCCGCACTGAAGGACGTGTTCAAGGCGGCCGGTTTCTACGCCTTCTTCGAGCAAACGACCGAGGGCCACGCGGTGACCTACGGCTTTCCGCCACCGAAGCGCCGGCGCAGGCTCTGGATCAACGCGCTGCTGTTCGTTCTGACCATCGGCACGACCCTCCTGGTCGGTTCGTTCAACAACGGCGGGAATCCGTTCAAGCATCCGCTCGACATGCTGCTGCTCGGCTGGCCGTTTTCGCTCAGCATCATCCTCGTGCTGGGCAGCCATGAACTGGCGCACTTCCTGACTGCTCGTCGCCTCGGTGTGGATGCCACGCCGCCGTACTTCCTGCCGGTCCCCCATCCGATGACGGGGACGATGGGTGCTTTCATACGGATTGAATCACCGGTCCCGACGAAGAGCGCGCTGGTGCGGGTCGGAGTCTCAGGGCCGTTGGTCGGGTTCCTTGTCGCGCTGCCGGTCAGTTTCATCGGCCTGCTCCTTTCCAAGTCGGTTGCCGTCACCGGCTCGCCCGGCATCCAACTTGGCTCCCCGCTTGTCTTCTGGCTAATGTCGGAGTTGCTGCACCCAAAGCTGGGGCCGGGCAAGGACCTGATGCTGAATCCGGTGGCGTTCGCGGGCTGGCTCGGGCTGTTCGTGACCGCGCTCAACCTGCTGCCAATCGGGCAGCTCGACGGAGGGCACGTCGCCTACGCCGTGTTCGGCAGGCGCTGGCAGAAGCTAAGCTGGATAGTCATCGCCGTCCTCGCAGTGCTGGGGATGTTCTGGCTGGGCTGGCCTTTCTGGGCGTTGCTCGCCATCATACTCGGCCTTAGGCACCCACCGCCGATGGACGACCTTACCCCGCTCAACAAGGCGGACTGGCGCCTGGTCGCAGCCGCCGTGGTGATCATGGTCCTGACCTTCACGCCCGCGCCCTTCGGGTCGGTGCGGCTGTAG
- the lgt gene encoding prolipoprotein diacylglyceryl transferase, translated as MFPTILRVGNLHIYSYGVMLFISFVCGIAVVEHRAKKFGVDSKHVTDLALWVLLAVVLGSRLFYVAFHWQEFNHDLIGIIAFWRGGLAGLMFYGGFLGGIIAGTLFVWLNKLPVRKLMDAVTPAIVLGEGFTRIGCFLNGCCFGSPTCGPFGVVFPPNSPAGATFIGQPIHPTQLYSSAAGFVLFLFALWLEKRNLKPGVLAAILLIIYSIFRFGIDFLRYYENTTNLWGNQIVALCLTVVGVALLILFLRWPGKGASTSSGTRR; from the coding sequence ATGTTCCCCACCATTCTCAGAGTCGGCAATCTGCATATCTACTCATACGGCGTGATGCTCTTCATCTCGTTCGTGTGCGGCATCGCGGTAGTTGAACACAGGGCGAAGAAGTTCGGCGTTGACTCGAAGCATGTGACGGACCTCGCGCTTTGGGTGCTGCTTGCGGTCGTGCTCGGCTCCCGGCTCTTCTACGTCGCGTTCCACTGGCAGGAGTTCAACCACGACCTCATCGGCATCATCGCGTTCTGGCGGGGCGGGCTGGCCGGACTGATGTTCTATGGCGGGTTCCTGGGCGGCATCATCGCGGGTACGCTGTTCGTCTGGCTCAACAAGCTGCCGGTGCGGAAGCTGATGGACGCGGTCACACCGGCGATAGTGCTCGGCGAGGGGTTCACCCGCATCGGCTGCTTCCTGAACGGCTGCTGCTTTGGTTCCCCGACGTGCGGCCCCTTCGGCGTGGTATTCCCGCCCAACTCGCCGGCCGGCGCGACTTTCATCGGACAGCCGATTCACCCGACCCAGCTCTACTCTTCGGCGGCTGGATTCGTCCTGTTCCTGTTCGCGCTCTGGCTGGAGAAGAGGAACTTGAAGCCGGGCGTGCTGGCCGCAATCCTGCTAATCATCTACTCGATCTTTCGGTTCGGGATTGACTTCCTGCGTTACTACGAGAACACCACGAACCTCTGGGGCAACCAGATCGTCGCGCTCTGCCTGACCGTGGTCGGGGTTGCGCTGCTAATCCTGTTCCTGCGCTGGCCAGGCAAGGGCGCGAGCACAAGCAGCGGCACGCGACGCTGA
- a CDS encoding ComF family protein → MSLGFPGSVRFLLKSLADFVYPPICYGCDTEIDEGLVCEGCRLALFTHELAVCPKCGRPCTRTAETCGQCRTAFSLSRVRALGLYVPPFDKLVQAFKYSGKTKVGELLGLALSALVQQDEVLSAADAVCPVPLHPARLRERGFNQSLLLAAAISISTSIPLAEYITRIKNTSTQTAKPKPEDRMKNLAGAFRLRSDARVGGKTVLLVDDVMTTGATLDQAAQPLLRGGAASVLGVVVAAAHAGAGT, encoded by the coding sequence TTGAGCTTGGGCTTCCCAGGTAGCGTTCGCTTCCTTCTTAAGTCACTCGCCGACTTTGTCTACCCGCCGATATGCTATGGCTGCGACACCGAGATAGATGAGGGGCTGGTCTGTGAGGGATGCCGGTTGGCGCTCTTCACGCATGAACTTGCGGTCTGTCCGAAGTGCGGCCGGCCTTGCACCCGGACGGCGGAGACCTGCGGCCAGTGTCGGACAGCGTTCAGCCTCAGCCGCGTGCGGGCGCTGGGGCTGTATGTCCCGCCCTTCGACAAGCTGGTTCAGGCCTTCAAGTACTCGGGCAAGACCAAGGTCGGGGAGTTGCTAGGTCTCGCGCTCTCAGCCCTGGTTCAGCAGGACGAGGTGCTCTCAGCCGCGGACGCGGTCTGCCCCGTGCCGCTCCATCCGGCGCGGCTGCGCGAGCGCGGATTCAACCAGTCTTTGTTGCTGGCCGCGGCCATCTCGATTAGCACGAGCATTCCACTGGCTGAGTACATAACCCGCATCAAGAACACGTCTACTCAGACCGCGAAGCCAAAACCCGAGGACCGGATGAAGAACCTCGCCGGCGCGTTCCGACTCAGGTCTGATGCGCGCGTCGGCGGCAAGACGGTTCTGCTCGTGGATGATGTGATGACGACCGGCGCGACGCTGGACCAGGCGGCACAGCCGCTGCTCAGAGGCGGCGCCGCTAGCGTGCTCGGGGTGGTGGTGGCGGCTGCCCACGCTGGCGCAGGGACATGA
- a CDS encoding M23 family metallopeptidase, translating to MAGLKDQVKVQTQAQAAPIPYDTSAYSVKPSEIMAKVLARAGLAPEDVGRVVPALNAAGFNFRAMRPGDSLFVLRRRGAQSAPRRLLYRQDVEHVYRIDLDSAGARVSMLFRHITQTTAFVKGTITSSLYETMMALGESPQLIMDYTDIFGWEVDFFSEVQKNDSFAILFQRKYCDSVCVGYGDILAASYWGQVGSFSGYRFTDPEGITDYYNADGQNLRKTFQKSPLRFSRVTSFFGRRYHPILRIVREHYGVDYGAPAGAPVEAVADGHVVSAGWAGGYGRLVVLGHAEGYETRYGHLSGFGKGIRSGATVRQGQVVGYVGQTGLATGPHLHYEVRIHGTPTNPLKLNPPRRDPVNAAFMSQFLRTRDSLARTMVRLGSGHDPN from the coding sequence GTGGCAGGACTCAAAGACCAAGTCAAGGTGCAGACGCAAGCTCAGGCAGCCCCCATACCATACGACACATCCGCGTACTCGGTGAAGCCAAGCGAAATCATGGCGAAAGTCCTCGCCCGCGCCGGCCTCGCGCCTGAGGATGTCGGCCGCGTTGTTCCGGCCCTCAATGCCGCGGGCTTCAACTTCCGGGCAATGCGGCCCGGTGACAGTCTGTTCGTGCTGAGACGGCGTGGGGCCCAGTCCGCGCCGCGCCGCCTGCTCTACCGGCAGGACGTCGAGCACGTCTATCGCATTGACCTCGACTCGGCCGGTGCCCGCGTGTCGATGCTGTTCCGGCACATCACCCAGACGACGGCATTCGTCAAAGGGACCATCACCAGCTCACTGTATGAGACGATGATGGCGCTGGGCGAGTCACCGCAACTCATAATGGACTACACCGACATCTTCGGCTGGGAAGTCGATTTCTTCTCCGAGGTCCAGAAGAACGACAGCTTCGCGATTCTCTTCCAGCGGAAGTACTGCGACTCGGTCTGCGTCGGCTACGGCGACATACTGGCGGCGAGCTACTGGGGCCAGGTCGGCTCTTTCTCGGGGTATCGCTTCACCGATCCGGAAGGGATAACCGACTACTACAACGCCGACGGCCAGAACCTGCGCAAGACCTTCCAGAAGTCGCCGCTCCGTTTCTCGCGCGTCACCTCCTTCTTCGGCCGAAGGTATCACCCGATTCTGCGGATAGTCCGCGAGCACTACGGCGTCGACTACGGTGCGCCCGCGGGCGCGCCGGTTGAGGCGGTGGCCGACGGCCACGTAGTCTCTGCCGGATGGGCCGGCGGCTACGGACGGTTGGTTGTGCTAGGCCACGCCGAGGGGTACGAGACCCGCTACGGACATCTCAGCGGATTCGGCAAAGGAATCAGGTCCGGCGCAACGGTCCGGCAGGGGCAGGTTGTCGGGTATGTCGGCCAGACCGGATTGGCGACCGGTCCGCATCTGCACTACGAAGTCCGCATTCATGGCACGCCAACCAACCCGCTGAAGCTCAACCCGCCGCGCCGCGACCCGGTTAACGCTGCATTCATGTCGCAGTTCCTGCGGACGCGGGATTCATTAGCCCGAACCATGGTCCGGTTGGGCTCGGGACACGATCCGAATTGA